From a single Miscanthus floridulus cultivar M001 chromosome 8, ASM1932011v1, whole genome shotgun sequence genomic region:
- the LOC136470076 gene encoding uncharacterized protein: protein MEDCQSMYTGQTSQGDASIEWMNKTDRFLKRAFGKATRYPKMALCPCSKCGNRRMQNQEVMGIHLHKNGFTPNYTRWVHHGEADCMREEVVRPRVEAFDADAGVADMVDDIHQAQFAEGREEAEMQAAVDVFKYMMDSAAKPLHAHSEVSQLDAISRLMGLKSDLNMSREGFDKVLAVVGTLLPKDHMLPKTMYEAHKLLKALKMSYEQIHACLNGRVLFWEEHKEAKYYPKCKASRFLEVESDDGGGQKRQLKIPARVLRHLPFVPRLQRLFMTEETAKQMAWHKNGKWYNPDKMVHPSDGEAWTSFNDKHRLKSNEAHNVRVALATDGFNPYGMMDTPYTCWPMFVIPLNLPPGIAFQ, encoded by the coding sequence atggaggactGTCAGTCgatgtacacgggccagacaagtcagggtgatgccagcattgaatggatgaacaagaccgatcgtttcttgaagcgtgcatttggcaaggccacTAGATACCCGAAAAtggctttgtgtccctgcagcaagtgTGGTAACAGGAGAATGCAAAACCAGGAAGTCATGGGTATACATCTGCACAAGAATGGGTTTACGccgaactacacccggtgggtccaccatggtgaagccgattgtatgagagaggaggtggtgagaccacgcgtcgaggcttttgatgctgatgccggagTAGCAGATATGGTAGATGACATTCACCAAGCACAGTTTGCTGAAGGACgtgaggaggcggagatgcaggcagcCGTAGATGTGTTCaagtacatgatggactcggcagcGAAACCCCTTCACGCTCATTCTGAGGTCTCTCAGTTGGATGCCATTAGTCGcttgatggggttgaagtccgatttgaacatgagtcgagaaggcttcgataaggtgttggccgtggttggcaccctgcttccaaagGACCACATGTTGCCGAAGACCATGTACGAGGCACATAAGCTCCTTAAAGCACtgaagatgtcgtatgagcagatacatgcttgtctgaaTGGGCGTGTCCTATTTTGGGAAGaacacaaggaggcaaagtactATCCGAAGTGTAAAgcctctaggttcctggaggtagagtctgatgatggtggtggccagaagaggcagcttaagatACCCGCCCGAGTCTTACGGCACCTTCCCTTTGTGCCGAGGCTTcaaaggctattcatgaccgaggaaaccgCAAAACAGATGgcgtggcacaagaatggcaaatggtacaatcctgacaagatggtacatccatctgatggtgaagcatggactagctttaatgacaaacatcgtctgAAATCCaatgaggctcataatgtacgtgtcgcgctggcaacagatgggttcaatccttatggcatgATGGACACcccttacacatgttggcccatgtttgttatcccccttaatctcccccctggcatcgcctttcaatga